From a single Apium graveolens cultivar Ventura chromosome 2, ASM990537v1, whole genome shotgun sequence genomic region:
- the LOC141690316 gene encoding uncharacterized protein LOC141690316: MLKWAVELGQFDLEYMPRTAIKGQVLADFLLEFDSAVDDKALVMLHPLHDEESLEKFPHPWWILHIDGTVNYGGAGAGIVLVSSERHHLMNAIHFKFYATNNDAEYEALINGLKITLEMEVRNLIARSDSELVVNQMNERFQARGSRTELYLRCTQRLIGIFKKVRLECVPREKNSNTDALVKMGSQQEAVLLGSIPLEIQEIPNIPEIEVMQVDGALKETWMAPILA, translated from the coding sequence ATGCTGAAGTGGgctgtggagttgggacagtttgatttggaatatATGCCCCGGACAGCGATTAAAGGACAAGTCTTAGCTGATTTCTTATTGGAATTTGACTCTGCAGTTGATGACAAAGCTTTAGTGATGCTACATCCACTTCATGATGAGGAGTCTTTAGAGAAATTCCCACATCCCTGGTGGATCTTGCATATAGATGGGACAGTTAATTATGGAGGAGCAGGTGCGGGTATAGTACTCGTGTCTTCAGAACGCCATCATCTGATGAACgcaattcatttcaagttttatgcaacAAATAATGATGCAGAATATGAAGCATTGATTAATGGCCTAAAGATCACTTTGGAAATGGAAGTGCGAAACCTAATTGCGAGGAGTGACTCGGAGCTGGTGGTGAATCAGATGAATGAAAGATTTCAAGCGCGAGGCTCGCGAACAGAATTGTACTTGAGATGCACACAGCGCCTGATTGGAATATTCAAAAAAGTTAGGTTGGAATGTGTGCCGCGGGAGAAGAACAGCAACACGGATGCTCTAGTGAAAATGGGGTCACAACAGGAGGCTGTGTTGTTAGGATCCATACCCCTTGAAATCCAGGAGATTCCTAATATCCCAGAGATAGAAGTTATGCAAGTGGATGGGGCTCTCAAGGAAACATGGATGGCGCCCATTCTTGCTTAA